One Paraburkholderia kururiensis DNA window includes the following coding sequences:
- a CDS encoding aliphatic sulfonate ABC transporter substrate-binding protein has translation MSALRCRLWQVLAALALCLGLQLPAFADAVWPSVIDIGIQKGDPLVALRASGELEKAFAPYGVTVKWKEFVYGAPLVEAINTGDVDVGAVGSTPPILAQAGAAPGVVYVAFAPRLQKSYGLIVPAHSPVQRIEDLKGRKIAFAKGSQGHLFVLKALADAGLPPSAVQFVYLNYSDARAAFERGFIDAWAVPDPRYADTELATGARTILTIGQLSVPQYGFYIGSREFARRYPGALRLLFDVLDRQTALELAHPTQTAEFLAQNTGVRLDVWSRALPRLEWGVRYPLTDEVVKAQQDAADLAYREHVIPRRIDVREAIIDIR, from the coding sequence ATGTCTGCCCTTCGCTGCCGCTTGTGGCAAGTACTCGCCGCGCTTGCCCTTTGTCTCGGCTTGCAACTGCCGGCGTTCGCCGACGCCGTCTGGCCGTCCGTCATCGACATCGGCATCCAGAAGGGCGACCCGCTCGTCGCGTTGCGCGCATCCGGCGAACTGGAAAAGGCGTTCGCCCCCTATGGCGTGACGGTCAAATGGAAAGAGTTCGTGTATGGCGCGCCGCTTGTCGAAGCCATCAACACCGGTGACGTGGATGTGGGCGCGGTCGGTTCCACGCCGCCTATCCTCGCGCAGGCGGGCGCGGCGCCGGGCGTCGTGTATGTCGCTTTTGCTCCGCGGCTGCAAAAGAGCTACGGGCTGATCGTGCCCGCGCATTCGCCCGTGCAGCGGATCGAAGACCTGAAGGGCAGAAAAATCGCTTTCGCCAAGGGATCGCAAGGCCATCTCTTCGTGCTGAAGGCACTGGCCGACGCCGGCCTGCCGCCCTCGGCGGTGCAGTTCGTCTACCTGAACTACAGCGACGCGCGCGCCGCGTTCGAGCGCGGATTCATCGACGCGTGGGCCGTGCCGGACCCCCGCTACGCCGATACCGAACTCGCCACCGGTGCCCGCACGATCCTCACCATCGGCCAGCTTTCGGTGCCGCAGTACGGCTTCTACATCGGCTCGCGCGAATTCGCGCGGCGCTATCCCGGCGCGCTGCGTCTGCTGTTCGACGTGCTCGACCGGCAGACCGCGCTGGAGCTGGCTCATCCCACGCAGACGGCGGAGTTTCTGGCGCAGAACACAGGCGTGCGCCTCGACGTGTGGTCGCGGGCACTGCCGCGACTGGAATGGGGTGTGCGCTATCCGCTTACCGACGAGGTCGTCAAAGCGCAGCAGGACGCGGCCGACCTCGCGTACCGCGAACACGTCATTCCACGCAGGATCGACGTGCGCGAGGCGATCATCGACATCCGCTGA
- a CDS encoding LLM class flavin-dependent oxidoreductase has product MAERTHSTLMSRPIHLNLFIHGRGHHEAGWRHPGATRKALTDISYFADLARRAEAGRFDSIFFADALELGAGARHVASGALEPITALAALARETTHIGLIATASTTYTEPYNLARQFASLDHISGGRVGWNIVTSWVGGAGPNFGYERTPEHSERYARAEEFVQVVKALWDSWADDAIIDNAATGRFLDPERVRRIDWQGDFYRVAGPLNLPRSPQGWPVLVQAGSSPTGKAFAARHAEAVFTAHLTKASAIDFYAELKQAAVVAGRRENDIVILPGLSAAIGSTDAQGQALLEELNDLTDIDVGLSRLSNRFGGHDFSALALDQPLSRDDFPDPSTVQAAQSRAAVITDLVARERPTLRTLLRQLAGARGHFTLAGSPERIADEIEDWVESRAADGFNVMPPVLPAQFDIFVDHVVPILQKRGRLRREYEADTLRGHYGLARPLNPHFAA; this is encoded by the coding sequence ATGGCCGAACGCACACACAGCACGCTCATGTCACGCCCCATCCATCTCAACCTGTTCATTCACGGCCGCGGGCATCATGAAGCGGGCTGGCGTCATCCGGGCGCTACACGCAAGGCGCTGACCGACATCAGCTATTTCGCCGACCTGGCGAGGCGCGCGGAGGCCGGCCGATTCGACTCCATCTTCTTTGCCGATGCGCTCGAACTGGGCGCCGGCGCCCGCCACGTCGCGAGCGGCGCGCTGGAACCCATCACGGCGCTCGCGGCGCTCGCGCGCGAGACCACGCATATCGGGCTGATCGCCACGGCATCCACGACGTACACCGAGCCCTACAATCTCGCGCGCCAGTTCGCCTCGCTCGACCATATTTCGGGCGGCCGCGTCGGCTGGAACATCGTGACCTCCTGGGTAGGCGGCGCCGGTCCCAACTTCGGCTACGAACGCACACCCGAACACAGCGAGCGATACGCGCGCGCGGAAGAATTCGTGCAGGTCGTCAAAGCACTCTGGGACAGCTGGGCCGACGACGCGATCATCGACAACGCGGCGACGGGCCGCTTCCTCGACCCCGAGCGGGTGCGCCGTATCGACTGGCAAGGCGACTTTTATCGCGTGGCGGGCCCGCTCAATCTGCCGCGTTCACCGCAAGGGTGGCCGGTGCTGGTTCAGGCCGGCTCCTCCCCGACGGGCAAGGCGTTCGCGGCACGTCATGCCGAAGCGGTATTCACGGCTCACCTCACGAAGGCGTCGGCCATCGACTTCTACGCAGAGCTCAAGCAGGCCGCCGTCGTCGCCGGCCGGCGCGAAAACGACATCGTGATCCTGCCGGGCCTGAGCGCCGCGATCGGCTCGACTGATGCGCAGGGACAGGCACTGCTAGAAGAACTCAACGACCTCACGGACATCGACGTGGGCCTGAGCCGCCTCTCGAACCGTTTCGGCGGCCACGACTTCTCCGCGCTGGCACTCGACCAGCCGCTCTCGCGCGACGACTTTCCCGATCCGTCCACCGTCCAGGCGGCACAGAGCCGCGCGGCCGTCATCACGGACCTCGTCGCGCGCGAGCGGCCAACGCTGCGGACGCTGCTGCGGCAACTGGCCGGCGCGCGCGGTCATTTCACCCTTGCGGGCTCGCCGGAACGTATCGCCGACGAGATAGAGGACTGGGTCGAGAGCCGCGCCGCGGATGGCTTCAACGTCATGCCGCCCGTCCTGCCTGCGCAGTTCGATATCTTCGTCGATCATGTCGTGCCTATCCTGCAAAAGCGTGGGCGCCTGCGGCGCGAATACGAAGCCGACACGCTGCGCGGTCACTACGGGCTCGCCCGTCCGCTCAACCCGCATTTCGCGGCCTGA
- a CDS encoding acyl-CoA dehydrogenase family protein has translation MPAHDFTHSSARTPLEAALAGLPALAKAIGEGAASREARRELPFDAFALFRQSGLGRLRLPAEWGGLGGSLEDEFHVIAAIAAEESNVAHALRIHFDQIEALLLSPRTAFNEVQIRRVAEGAIFGGASTELGTSRPGEITTQLRREGEHFRLSGRKYYATGTAFSDFARLNVQDENGNPLIAIVPVDREGFRVLDDWDGMGQRMTASGSLEFENLLVHADEVTPRVQTNLAGRHGGALRQLHLVAVAAGIVRNVVADAKSFVLRHGRPVLHSPAPTAREDAFIQQVIGELTAHSHTIDALVRDNARVLERSSQAIRNGVSDADALVLEGALATARTQLVVSKLALYAAERMFEAGGASATSRAHNFDRHWRNLRTIFSHNPLTHKARVIGDYELNGVTTHLAEGRVF, from the coding sequence ATGCCCGCTCACGACTTCACGCATTCTTCCGCACGTACTCCGCTCGAAGCGGCGCTCGCCGGGTTGCCCGCGCTCGCGAAAGCGATTGGAGAGGGCGCCGCCTCGCGCGAGGCGCGGCGCGAATTGCCGTTCGACGCCTTCGCGTTGTTCAGGCAATCGGGCCTGGGGCGTTTGCGTCTTCCCGCCGAATGGGGCGGCCTTGGCGGCTCGCTCGAAGACGAATTCCACGTGATCGCGGCAATTGCCGCCGAAGAGAGCAACGTGGCCCACGCCCTGCGTATCCATTTCGACCAGATCGAGGCGTTGCTTCTTTCGCCGCGCACTGCGTTCAACGAGGTGCAGATCCGGCGCGTGGCTGAGGGCGCGATCTTCGGGGGCGCGTCGACGGAACTCGGCACGTCGCGTCCCGGCGAAATCACGACGCAGCTGCGCCGCGAGGGCGAGCACTTCCGGCTGAGCGGCCGCAAATACTACGCAACGGGCACGGCATTCTCGGACTTCGCGCGTCTCAACGTGCAGGACGAGAACGGCAATCCCTTGATCGCCATCGTGCCCGTCGACCGCGAAGGCTTTCGCGTGCTGGACGACTGGGACGGCATGGGCCAGAGAATGACGGCGAGCGGCAGCCTCGAATTCGAGAATCTGCTCGTGCACGCGGACGAAGTGACGCCGCGCGTGCAGACGAACCTGGCAGGCCGTCACGGCGGTGCGCTGCGGCAGTTGCATCTGGTGGCGGTGGCGGCGGGCATTGTGCGCAACGTCGTGGCCGACGCTAAAAGCTTCGTGCTGCGCCATGGCCGGCCGGTGCTGCATAGCCCGGCGCCCACCGCTCGCGAAGACGCGTTCATCCAGCAGGTGATCGGTGAGCTGACGGCGCATAGCCACACGATCGATGCGCTGGTCCGCGACAACGCGCGTGTGCTGGAGCGCTCGTCGCAGGCTATCCGCAACGGCGTGTCCGATGCCGATGCGTTGGTACTGGAGGGTGCGCTCGCAACCGCGCGCACGCAACTGGTGGTCAGCAAGCTCGCGCTCTATGCAGCCGAGCGCATGTTCGAAGCAGGCGGTGCGTCGGCCACTTCGCGCGCGCACAACTTCGACCGCCACTGGCGCAACCTGCGCACGATCTTCAGCCACAATCCGCTGACGCACAAAGCGCGCGTGATCGGCGACTACGAGCTGAACGGCGTGACCACGCATCTGGCCGAGGGTCGCGTCTTCTAG
- a CDS encoding DUF3088 domain-containing protein, whose protein sequence is MSRDLLLLLEPGFTDPRYPGERFICPDGAPIEGLLASDPARAARLDVRRVPFERPRAAVIAALDEAHQSLPVLVLGDEPPAPADAQRLGERRFVTDTQRILDLLAERHGFPKVHR, encoded by the coding sequence ATGAGCCGCGACCTTCTCCTGTTGCTCGAACCCGGATTCACCGACCCGCGCTATCCGGGCGAACGTTTCATCTGCCCGGACGGCGCGCCCATCGAAGGGCTGCTCGCGAGCGATCCCGCACGTGCCGCGCGGCTTGACGTACGCCGCGTGCCGTTCGAGCGTCCGCGCGCGGCGGTCATCGCGGCGCTCGACGAGGCGCATCAGTCATTGCCCGTGCTCGTGCTGGGCGACGAGCCGCCCGCGCCTGCCGATGCGCAACGCCTGGGCGAGCGGCGCTTCGTGACCGACACGCAGCGAATTCTTGACCTGCTCGCCGAGCGCCACGGCTTTCCGAAGGTGCACCGATGA
- a CDS encoding LLM class flavin-dependent oxidoreductase, translated as MSLAATGAGPRRLHLNVNILHSGFVPSAWRLAEADPRAFIDVNHYVRVAQMAEAAKFDAVFLADNAAIVDQIDFRPITALEPTVLLASIAAATTRIGMIGTASTSYNEPYNIARRFATLDHVSNGRAGWNVVTTADLPSARNFGRDAVPDHAQRYERADEFTGLVKALWNSWEDDAFVGDKTGGRFVDVTKVHPVAHRGRYFDVQGPLNLPRSPQGHPVLVQAGGSSDGRDLAARHAEAVFSASQSFEESAAYRRDLNARAAAYGRPGVKVLAGLTTIIGATEADAVRRRDELVDLIPWRYSLNRLAGTLGIAVERLTLDQPLPHDLALPAGGNGNHTFFHATVAQARRHGYTVRELIRSLAGGTGHRVIVGTPEQIADDIEHWFKGGAADGFNLMPDALPDGLRDFVEGVVPILQKRGVFRTEYDGTTLREHLGLARPYTAGSLLKRA; from the coding sequence ATGAGCCTTGCCGCAACCGGTGCCGGGCCGCGCCGCCTGCATCTGAACGTCAACATCCTTCACTCGGGCTTCGTTCCGTCTGCGTGGAGGCTTGCAGAAGCCGACCCGCGCGCGTTCATCGACGTGAACCACTACGTGCGCGTCGCGCAGATGGCCGAGGCGGCGAAGTTCGACGCGGTCTTTCTGGCAGACAACGCGGCGATCGTCGACCAGATCGATTTCCGCCCCATCACCGCGCTCGAGCCGACCGTCCTGCTCGCCAGCATTGCCGCGGCGACCACGCGCATTGGCATGATCGGCACGGCATCGACGAGCTATAACGAGCCCTACAACATCGCGCGGCGCTTCGCGACGCTCGACCACGTCAGCAACGGGCGCGCGGGATGGAACGTCGTGACGACGGCCGACCTGCCGTCCGCGCGCAACTTCGGCCGCGATGCGGTACCCGATCATGCGCAGCGTTACGAGCGCGCCGACGAATTCACCGGCCTCGTGAAGGCGCTATGGAACAGCTGGGAAGACGATGCGTTCGTGGGCGACAAGACGGGCGGCCGTTTCGTGGATGTTACGAAGGTGCATCCCGTCGCGCATCGGGGGCGCTACTTCGATGTGCAAGGTCCGCTCAACCTGCCGCGCTCGCCGCAAGGGCATCCCGTCCTCGTGCAGGCGGGCGGTTCCTCCGATGGACGCGATCTCGCCGCGCGCCATGCCGAAGCGGTATTTTCAGCTTCGCAGTCGTTCGAAGAATCGGCGGCGTACCGGCGCGACCTCAACGCGCGCGCCGCGGCCTACGGTCGGCCGGGCGTGAAAGTGCTGGCCGGACTCACGACCATCATCGGTGCAACCGAAGCTGACGCGGTGCGCCGCCGTGACGAACTGGTCGACCTGATTCCGTGGCGCTACAGCCTGAACCGTCTCGCCGGCACGCTCGGTATCGCGGTGGAGCGGCTGACGCTCGACCAGCCACTGCCTCACGATCTCGCGTTGCCCGCAGGAGGCAACGGCAATCACACGTTCTTTCATGCGACCGTCGCGCAGGCCCGCCGCCACGGCTATACCGTGCGCGAACTGATCCGCTCGCTCGCGGGCGGAACGGGGCACCGCGTGATCGTGGGCACACCCGAGCAGATTGCCGACGACATCGAGCACTGGTTCAAGGGCGGCGCGGCCGACGGCTTCAACCTGATGCCCGACGCGCTGCCGGACGGCCTGCGCGACTTCGTGGAGGGCGTGGTGCCCATCCTGCAAAAGCGCGGCGTTTTTCGCACCGAATACGACGGCACGACGCTGCGTGAGCACCTTGGCCTCGCGCGTCCGTACACGGCGGGGTCCTTGCTCAAACGCGCCTGA
- a CDS encoding LLM class flavin-dependent oxidoreductase, translating into MSSRKGHLRLGAFLYPGGHHIAAWRHPDSAADAGRNFQHYVELAQAAEAAKFDLVFLADGAGTRGDNVDFLSRTAHSYVAQFEPLTLLSALAAVTKRIGLVGTASTTFNEPYHVARKFASLDHISAGRAGWNLVTSSSAHEAKNFGFDEHLAHTRRYERAVEFAEVVEGLWDSWDEGAFVRDKASGRFFDPAKRHVLNHRGEFFNVRGPLNVERSPQGRPVVVQAGSSEAGKALAARTAEVIFTAQQTLEDAVAFYADVKGRMAAYGREPDDLKIMPGVMPIVGATESEAREKFEALQALIDPAVGLALVSTVTGGFDLSGYPLDGPIPELPETNASKSRQQLTLELARRENLTIRELYLRVAGARGHWQVVGTPRQVADALEERFVHYGADGYNVMPALLPGGLDDFIRLVLPELRRRGLFRSEYEGRTLREHLGLRQPVSRYARETVTP; encoded by the coding sequence ATGAGTTCACGCAAGGGTCATCTGCGTCTTGGCGCTTTTCTCTATCCGGGCGGACATCACATCGCCGCATGGCGGCATCCCGACTCGGCCGCCGACGCCGGCCGCAATTTCCAGCATTACGTCGAACTCGCGCAGGCCGCCGAGGCCGCGAAGTTCGATCTGGTCTTTCTCGCGGACGGTGCGGGCACGCGGGGCGACAACGTCGATTTTCTGAGCCGCACGGCGCATAGCTACGTTGCGCAGTTCGAGCCGCTGACGCTGCTCTCCGCGCTCGCGGCCGTGACAAAGCGAATCGGCCTTGTGGGAACCGCGTCGACCACCTTCAACGAGCCGTATCACGTCGCGCGCAAGTTCGCGTCGCTCGATCACATCAGCGCAGGGCGGGCAGGCTGGAATCTCGTTACGTCGTCGAGCGCGCACGAAGCGAAGAACTTCGGCTTCGACGAGCATCTGGCCCACACGCGGCGTTACGAGCGCGCCGTTGAGTTTGCGGAAGTGGTGGAAGGCTTGTGGGACAGTTGGGACGAGGGCGCGTTCGTGCGCGACAAGGCGTCGGGCCGATTTTTCGATCCGGCGAAGCGGCATGTGCTCAACCATCGCGGCGAATTCTTCAACGTCCGCGGGCCGTTGAACGTGGAGCGTTCGCCGCAAGGCCGGCCCGTGGTGGTGCAGGCGGGCTCGTCGGAGGCGGGCAAGGCGCTCGCCGCGCGTACCGCAGAAGTGATTTTCACGGCGCAACAAACGCTGGAGGATGCGGTCGCGTTCTACGCGGACGTCAAGGGTCGCATGGCCGCCTATGGACGTGAGCCGGATGACCTCAAGATCATGCCCGGCGTCATGCCGATTGTCGGGGCCACCGAAAGCGAGGCGCGCGAGAAGTTCGAGGCGCTGCAGGCGTTGATCGATCCTGCCGTCGGCCTCGCGCTCGTATCCACTGTGACAGGCGGCTTCGACCTGTCGGGCTATCCGCTCGACGGTCCGATTCCGGAATTGCCCGAAACCAACGCGAGCAAGAGCCGCCAGCAGCTGACGCTTGAACTCGCACGACGCGAAAACCTCACCATTCGCGAGCTCTATCTGCGTGTCGCGGGCGCACGCGGACACTGGCAGGTGGTGGGCACGCCCCGGCAGGTCGCCGATGCGCTCGAAGAGCGCTTCGTCCACTACGGTGCCGACGGCTATAACGTGATGCCGGCGCTGCTGCCCGGCGGCCTTGATGACTTCATCCGGCTCGTACTGCCGGAGTTGCGGCGGCGGGGGCTCTTTCGCAGTGAATACGAAGGACGCACGTTGCGTGAACACCTTGGCTTGAGGCAACCCGTTTCGCGCTACGCGCGCGAAACGGTGACGCCTTGA
- a CDS encoding porin: protein MVTTSSATWAQGSVQLSGIIDAGIAYVSDAGNTQGHQSAWQAKSGDINGSRWILSGKEELSGDLSAAFMLANGFSPTTGTASQQSRLFGFQSWLALQSQSLGSLTVGRQFDEVVQFVEPFSLGGTRYGGTAFSHVFDNDNLDNWTRINNSVKYVSPLLGTLKLGALYGFSNQAGAFDNNRAYSLGASYQYGNLDLGAGYLQLNNASNQSTANLNGAVPAGAPFNAARQRTWAAGGLFHFGKGAAGLVLSETRLDHATSINNVVDTAISLPGDDVRFQNIEVNVRYTVLPNWEVSAAYTFTAGRFATPTGVRYPKWHQVGIVNTYFLSRTTDVYAEAVYQRANALAGTGIRGAQIANFSRASGPNQLVAAVGLRRRF from the coding sequence ATGGTGACGACAAGCTCCGCTACGTGGGCACAGGGATCGGTGCAGCTTTCGGGCATCATCGACGCGGGTATCGCCTATGTGAGCGACGCCGGCAATACGCAGGGGCATCAGAGCGCCTGGCAGGCCAAGAGCGGCGACATCAATGGCAGCCGATGGATCCTGTCGGGCAAGGAAGAACTCAGTGGAGACCTGAGCGCGGCTTTCATGTTGGCCAACGGCTTTTCACCGACGACCGGCACGGCTTCACAGCAAAGCCGGCTGTTCGGCTTCCAGTCGTGGCTTGCGTTGCAGTCGCAATCGCTAGGCTCGCTCACGGTGGGGCGGCAGTTCGACGAGGTCGTGCAGTTCGTCGAACCGTTTTCCCTCGGAGGAACACGTTATGGCGGCACGGCCTTCTCGCACGTGTTCGACAACGACAACCTCGACAACTGGACTCGCATCAACAATTCGGTCAAGTACGTGAGCCCGCTGCTGGGCACCCTCAAACTGGGTGCGCTTTATGGCTTTTCGAACCAGGCGGGAGCCTTCGACAACAATCGCGCCTACAGTCTTGGCGCGTCGTATCAATACGGCAATCTCGATCTGGGCGCCGGCTATTTGCAGCTGAACAACGCGTCGAATCAGTCCACGGCTAACTTGAACGGCGCCGTACCGGCGGGCGCGCCGTTCAATGCGGCCCGTCAGCGCACGTGGGCTGCGGGAGGTCTGTTCCACTTCGGCAAGGGTGCGGCGGGCCTCGTGCTCAGCGAGACGCGGCTCGATCACGCCACGTCCATCAACAACGTTGTCGATACCGCGATCAGCCTGCCGGGCGACGATGTGCGGTTCCAGAATATCGAGGTGAACGTGCGCTATACCGTGCTGCCAAATTGGGAGGTTTCGGCCGCCTATACGTTTACGGCGGGCCGCTTCGCTACGCCAACGGGCGTCCGCTATCCGAAGTGGCATCAGGTCGGTATCGTCAACACCTACTTCCTGTCGCGGACGACAGACGTCTACGCCGAGGCGGTCTATCAACGCGCCAACGCGCTGGCCGGAACCGGCATCCGTGGCGCGCAGATCGCGAACTTCTCCCGTGCTTCCGGTCCGAACCAGCTCGTCGCGGCGGTCGGTTTGCGGCGCAGGTTCTGA
- a CDS encoding IS5 family transposase (programmed frameshift), producing MSRRKISNELWAALEPLIPLFEPSPKGGRRRTVDDRAALNGILYVLQTGIPWEDLPQQLGFGSGMTCWRRLRDWQAEGVWEQLHLAMLRRLREHDQIDWERASLDAASVSKPPGGQETGPNPTDRGKLGSKRHIVVDARGIPLAITVTGANRHDSMAFEPTLDAIPAVSGLNGAPRKRPDKLHADKGYDFARCRHYLKQRGITARIARRGVESRERLGRHRWVVERTHAWFAGFGKLRIRFERRLDIHMALLSLAAAVICSRFVDDLC from the exons ATGTCCAGACGAAAAATCAGTAATGAACTATGGGCGGCGTTGGAGCCGCTGATTCCGTTGTTCGAGCCGTCGCCCAAAGGTGGCCGACGCCGCACGGTTGATGACCGTGCAGCATTGAACGGCATCCTGTATGTCCTGCAAACAGGCATCCCGTGGGAAGACCTGCCGCAGCAACTGGGTTTCGGCAGCGGGATGACATGCTGGCGACGACTGCGGGACTGGCAGGCCGAAGGCGTATGGGAGCAACTGCATCTGGCGATGCTTCGCCGGTTGCGTGAGCATGACCAGATTGATTGGGAGCGGGCGAGCCTTGATGCCGCTAGCGTTTCCA AGCCCCCGGGGGGGCAGGAAACCGGCCCGAACCCGACAGACCGGGGCAAGCTCGGGTCGAAACGGCACATCGTCGTAGATGCACGCGGTATTCCTCTGGCCATCACGGTCACGGGTGCCAACCGCCACGACTCGATGGCGTTCGAGCCCACGCTCGATGCCATTCCGGCAGTCTCGGGCCTCAATGGCGCGCCCCGTAAGCGCCCAGACAAGCTGCATGCGGACAAGGGATATGACTTTGCACGTTGTCGGCATTATCTGAAGCAGCGCGGCATCACGGCACGTATCGCCCGACGCGGGGTGGAAAGCCGCGAGCGGCTCGGACGGCATCGCTGGGTGGTCGAGCGCACGCATGCCTGGTTTGCCGGTTTCGGCAAATTGCGCATTCGTTTCGAACGGCGTCTCGACATTCATATGGCGTTGCTTTCCCTGGCGGCTGCCGTTATCTGTTCACGCTTCGTTGACGACTTGTGTTAG
- a CDS encoding IS5 family transposase (programmed frameshift) — protein sequence MSRRKISNELWAALEPLIPLFEPSPKGGRRRTVDDRAALNGILYVLQTGIPWEDLPQQLGFGSGMTCWRRLRDWQAEGVWEQLHLAMLRRLREHDQIDWERASLDAASVSKPPGGQETGPNPADRGKLGSKRHIVVDARGIPLAITVTGANRHDSMAFEPTLDAIPAVSGLNGAPRKRPDKLHADKGYDFARCRHYLKQRGITARIARRGVESRERLGRHRWVVERTHAWFAGFGKLRIRFERRLDIHMALLSLAAAVICSRFVDDLC from the exons ATGTCCAGACGAAAAATCAGTAATGAACTATGGGCGGCGTTGGAGCCGCTGATTCCGTTGTTCGAGCCGTCGCCCAAAGGTGGCCGACGCCGCACGGTTGATGACCGTGCAGCATTGAACGGCATCCTGTATGTCCTGCAAACAGGCATCCCGTGGGAAGACCTGCCGCAGCAACTGGGTTTCGGCAGCGGGATGACATGCTGGCGACGACTGCGGGACTGGCAGGCCGAAGGCGTATGGGAGCAACTGCATCTGGCGATGCTTCGCCGGTTGCGTGAGCATGACCAGATTGATTGGGAGCGGGCGAGCCTTGATGCCGCTAGCGTTTCCA AGCCCCCGGGGGGGCAGGAAACCGGCCCGAACCCGGCAGACCGGGGCAAGCTCGGGTCGAAACGGCACATCGTCGTAGATGCACGCGGTATTCCTCTGGCCATCACGGTCACGGGTGCCAACCGCCACGACTCGATGGCGTTCGAGCCCACGCTCGATGCCATTCCGGCAGTCTCGGGCCTCAATGGCGCGCCCCGTAAGCGCCCAGACAAGCTGCATGCGGACAAGGGATATGACTTTGCACGTTGTCGGCATTATCTGAAGCAGCGCGGCATCACGGCACGTATCGCCCGACGCGGGGTGGAAAGCCGCGAGCGGCTCGGACGGCATCGCTGGGTGGTCGAGCGCACGCATGCCTGGTTTGCCGGTTTCGGCAAATTGCGCATTCGTTTCGAACGGCGTCTCGACATTCATATGGCGTTGCTTTCCCTGGCGGCTGCCGTTATCTGTTCACGCTTCGTTGACGACTTGTGTTAG
- a CDS encoding NRAMP family divalent metal transporter: protein MDNDNGHVREPETVDTADQSWLKRLGPGLITGAADDDPSGIGTYTQTGAQFGFGLLWTVLLTYPLMVAIQMISARIGRVTGKGLASNIRQFAPRWVAVLLVLLLVVANTINIAADLAAMGTSVRLVVGGPQQLYVVVIGVASVVLQVFVPYERYAQILKWLTLVLFSYVAVALVVPVDWREVATAIVRPHATLSAAYLTAVVAVFGTTISPYLFFWQASQEVEEMRAAPGDAPLKRVPQQATAQFARISADTWTGMAVSNGIAFFIMLTAASTLYSHHVEIKTSADAARALAPIAGKWASHVFALGILGTGLLALPVLAGSAAYGMAGVFRWRSSLALRLLLAREFYSVIAVAILGGAAMTFFHFDPVKALYWSAVINGVAAVPVVIVVMLMGTNARVMREFAVTGWLRTAGWAVAGIMAVAAAGTLLPG from the coding sequence ATGGATAACGACAATGGCCACGTGCGCGAACCGGAAACCGTGGATACGGCGGATCAATCCTGGCTGAAGAGACTGGGTCCGGGTTTGATCACGGGCGCGGCAGACGACGACCCGAGCGGCATCGGCACCTACACGCAAACCGGCGCGCAGTTCGGCTTCGGTCTGCTGTGGACGGTGCTGCTCACCTATCCGCTGATGGTGGCGATCCAGATGATCAGCGCACGGATCGGGCGGGTGACGGGCAAGGGGCTCGCGTCGAACATCCGGCAGTTCGCACCGCGCTGGGTCGCGGTGCTGCTCGTGCTGTTGCTCGTGGTTGCGAACACGATCAACATCGCGGCGGATCTCGCGGCGATGGGAACGTCGGTGCGTCTGGTGGTGGGCGGTCCGCAGCAGCTCTATGTCGTGGTGATCGGCGTGGCGTCCGTCGTGCTGCAGGTTTTCGTGCCTTACGAGCGGTACGCGCAGATCCTCAAATGGCTCACGCTGGTGCTCTTCTCGTATGTTGCCGTGGCGCTCGTGGTGCCCGTGGATTGGCGCGAGGTCGCAACGGCCATCGTCCGTCCGCACGCCACGCTATCCGCGGCTTACCTGACCGCCGTGGTCGCGGTATTCGGCACGACCATCAGCCCGTATCTGTTCTTCTGGCAGGCATCGCAGGAAGTCGAAGAGATGCGCGCCGCGCCCGGCGACGCGCCGCTCAAGCGCGTGCCGCAACAGGCCACCGCCCAGTTCGCGCGAATCAGCGCGGACACGTGGACCGGCATGGCTGTCTCGAACGGTATCGCGTTCTTCATCATGCTCACGGCGGCTTCCACCTTGTACAGCCATCACGTCGAGATCAAGACGTCGGCCGACGCCGCCCGAGCGCTGGCGCCGATCGCCGGCAAATGGGCGTCGCACGTGTTTGCACTCGGCATCCTCGGCACGGGGCTGCTTGCGTTGCCGGTGCTGGCTGGGTCGGCGGCGTACGGCATGGCCGGTGTGTTCCGCTGGCGCAGCAGCCTTGCGCTGCGCCTGCTGCTCGCCCGCGAGTTTTACAGCGTGATTGCCGTGGCGATTCTCGGCGGCGCCGCCATGACGTTCTTCCACTTCGATCCGGTGAAGGCGCTTTACTGGAGCGCCGTGATCAACGGTGTCGCCGCCGTGCCCGTCGTGATCGTGGTGATGCTGATGGGCACGAACGCACGCGTGATGCGCGAGTTCGCGGTGACGGGATGGCTCAGGACGGCTGGGTGGGCCGTCGCCGGCATCATGGCGGTCGCTGCAGCGGGCACGCTGCTTCCGGGGTAA